The genomic window AGCGGGGCGGCGCCCAGCGCCTCGGTCGCGTCTGCGGGCGCCAGGCCGAGGCCGGCGACGGCCAGGCTGGCGAGATAGGCCCGGAAGTCCGTGGTTGGCAGGGGGTCGCGGTCGACAAGGTCGGCGAGCGAGGGCTGCACGCCGTGCCAGCCGCCGGCAACCGCGCCGCCCAGCACCAGATGCGGCGCGGCGGTGCCGTGGTCGGTGCCGCCGCTGCCGTTCTCGGCCAGCCGCCGGCCGAACTCGGAATAGGTGGCGACCGTGGTGGCGCGCCAGCGGCCGGCCTCGACCAGCGCGGCACGCAGGGCGGCTAGTCCATTGCCGAGCGCCGACAGCAGGGCGTCGTGCACCGCGCGCTGGCCGGCATGGGTGTCGAACCCGGCCAACGGCACCAGGATCGCGCGGACCGGCGCGCCGCCGGCGACCAGCCGTGCGGCCAGCGCCAGCCGTCGTCCGAAATCGTCGTCCGGGAACGGCGTGGCGAGCGTGGGCAGGGTCGACAGGGCTTCGGCCAGACCGGACTGCGCCGCGGCGAGCCGGCGCTGCACTTCGAGAATGTGGCCGAGCGCCGGGTTGGCCGGCGCCGCGGACGCGACATTGGCCGCCGGCACGCTCCGCGGCAGCGTGGCGCCGGCGCTCAGCGCATAGGCGGTGACGTTGCCGCCGGCGACGTTGACCATCGGGTCGGCGCCGATCACCAGCAGGTCCAGCGGACGCCGCGGCCCGAGCGCCGCGGGCAGCGTCCGCGCCAGCCAGCCGGTGGGCAGCGGTGCGGCTGGCGTGCCGCCGGTCTCCCACACGTCCATCGAGCGGAAATGCGAACGGTCGGCCGGCGCATAGCCGACGCCGCGGACGACGGCGAGGTCGCCCGCCGCCCAGGCATCCTCCAGACCGGCGAGGCCGGGATGCAGCCCCAGGCCGTCGCCGAGGTCGAGCACGTCGGCCGCGGTGAGCCCGATCTGCGGGCGGGCGCGGCGATAGGCCGGGTCGGCGTAAGGCACCAGCGTGTTGAGCCCGTCATTGCCACCGGCCAGCTTGACCAGGATCAGCACGCGGTCGTCGGCGGCCTGCGCCAGCGGCCGCCGCGGCAGCGCCAGCGCCGTGGCGCCGGAGGCAAGGCCGGCGAGCATCCGGCGGCGGGTAAGGGCGGCCGGCGCGCTCATTTCAACTGGAACGCCGGGTCGGCCAGCCAGCCGCGCGCCAGGTCGGCCAGCACTTCCGGGTCGGGCGAGGCCGCGACCGGCAGGGCCGCACCGCCGCCGCCGACCGGCGCGATCGGCAGGACCAGCGCCTGCAGCCGGTCGGGTGCGCGCCAGGCGAAGGGCAGGCGGTCGAGCCAGCGCACCAGCGCGCCGGACCGCCGTACCGCCAGCCCGGTTTCCTCCGCCGCCGGCGCGCGGCCGGCGATGAAGCGCTGCATCGCCTGTTGGCGGGCGGCCAGCGTGGACGGATCGATCCAGGCGTCGCCGCCCGGCCAGCCGGCCACGTTCGGCGGCTCGAACAGGGCCTGGCCGAGAGCGGCGCACAGGTCCGCGACCGGGTCCGGCGGCGTATCCCAGGCGTCGAGCAGGCGCAGCGTGCCGACGGTCCACTCGACCGGTCCTGCGATCATCGCGCCGCGCTCGGCGGGGTCCCAGAACGCCGGCTGCAGCAGGATCGCGCGGACCAGCCTGTCGATGCGCCAGTCGCTGCGGAAGTCCGCCGCCAGCGCGGCGAGCTCGGCGTCGCCCGGCGGCGTGCTGATGAACTCGGTCCACAGTGCGGCGGCGACGAACTCGGCCGTGCGCGGCTGCTCGAGCAGGATCGCCACCACGTCGGCGCCGTTCCAGGGCCCGCTCCGGCCGAGAATCGTCTTGTCGCCGTCGTCGTGGCGCGCCGGCACGAACAGGGCGTCGCCGGTGGCGGGATGCACGGTCCAGCCGGTCAGCGCGCGGGCGGCCTCGGCCACGTCCGCCTCGGAATAGTGGCCGACGCCGAGGGTGAACAGCTCCATCACCTCGCGGGCGAAATTCTCGTTCGGCGCTCCGACGACATTGGCGCCGCCGTCGAGGTACAGCAGCATCGCCGGGTCGACCGCGATGTCGGCCAGCAGCACGTCGAACCGGGCCAGCGCGTGGCGCCGCAGCAGCCGGTTCTGGCGCAGCATCAGCTGCGGCGAGCGCACCTTGTCCAGCGCGCTGGCGAAATGGCCGTGCCAGAACAGCGTCATCCGTTCCTGCAGCGGCACCCGGGTGAGCAGCATGCGCTCGACCCACCAGGCCTGCAGCGTGGCGCCCTGGCGGGCGATCAGGGCGTCGGCGACGGCCACGTCGTCCAGGCGGCGCGCGGTCATCGGATTGTCGTCGGCCCACTCGGGCAGCGGCCCGCCCACCGGCAGCGCCGCCTCGCTGACGATCAGCGCCACCGCCCGCGCGCGGTCCATCGGCAGCAGGCGCTCGATCTCGGCCGGGCTGGCGCCGAAACCGGTGCGCACCACCAGGTGGCGCGCCTCGTCCGGAGTCAGCGCCGCAACGCCGCCGCAAGTCAGCAGCCAGGCGGCCAGCGCGGCCGCCAGCCCCCGCGCCAGGGCGCGCAGGGCGCTGCATGCAACCGCTCTGGAAGGCGATCCCGGATCGTGTAATCTCGACATCGGCGTAAACATATCATGGACAGCGCAGGCCCGGGGCTGTTCCCGCCGATCGAGCCGTTCGACAGCGGCATGCTGGCGGTCGGCGACGGCCACCAGCTGTACTGGGAGCAGTCGGGCCGGCCCGACGGCACGCCGGTCGTGTTCCTGCACGGCGGACCGGGAGCCGGCTGCGCGCCGACCCACCGCCGCTTCTTCGACCCCGCCTTCTACCGCATCGTGCTGTTCGACCAGCGCGGTGCCGGCAAGTCGACGCCGTCCGGCGAGCTCGCCGCCAACACCACGGCGCATCTGGTCGAGGACCTGGAGCCCTGCGCCGCCACCTCGGCATCGGCCGCTGGGTGGTGTTCGGCGGTTCTGGGGCAACGCCTGGCACTGGCCTATGCCCAGGTTCACCCGCAGGTCTGCCGCGGCCTGATCCTGCGCGGCATCTTCCTGGGCAGCGACGCCGAGGTCGACTGGTTCATGTACGGCATCGGCCGGTTCTATCCGGAGGCCTACCGCGCTTTCGTCGAGGCGATTCCGGCGCTGGAGCGCGACGACCTGCTCCATGTGCCGCCGGCTGACCGCGCCGGACCGCGCCACCCGCCGCGGCGCGGCGCTGGCCTGGAGCCGCTACGAAGGCGCCTGCTCGACGCTGTTGCCGAGCCAGGACACCGTGCTCAGCTTCTCCGAGATCGATTTCGCCGAGCGGCTGGCGCGGATCGAGGGCGCACTACTTCGTCAACCGGCTGTTCCCTGGAGCCAGCGCGCTGCCTGGCGAGGGTGGAGGCGATCCGCCACCTGCCGGCGGTGATCGTCCAGGGCCGCTACGACATGGTCTGCCCGATCGCCACCGCCGACCAGCTGCACAGGGCGTGGCCGGAAGCGACCTACGACGTGGTGGCCGACGCCGGCCACGCCGCGCTGGAGCCCGGCATCCGCCGCGCGCTGATCAACGCCAGCGAACGATTCAAACGGCTGGGCTGAGCGTCCGGGCCCGGTCAGGGGCCTTGCACTTCGCCGCCGGATCGACTAGAAGCGCGGTCTTCGCGCGGGCGGGATCGCCGTGCGCCCGTCATCTACGTGCTTGCTCAGGGGAATCGGACCATGGCCGTCCCGAAGAAAAAGGTGTCGAAGTCGCGGCGGAACAACCGCCGTTCGCACGACAGGCTGGACGTGCCGGCCTATGTCGTCGACCAGGAGACCGGCGAGCTGCGCCGGCCGCACCACGTCGACCTGACCACCGGCCGTTACAAGGGCCGGCAGGTGTTCGAACCGAAGTGAACGTGGGCGCCGCCCGGGTGCGGCGCCGCCTCGACCTTCCGGAACGCGGCGCATGCGCCGCGTTTTGCATTTCCGTGCGCCGGTCGCGTAGAGTTCCCGCCGGCCGAGCGGGGCCCGAACAACAACAAAGCCGATCATGGCGCAGCCCGCGCGCATCCTGGTCATCAAGCACAGCGCCTTCGGCGACTTCATCCTGTCGACCGGCAGCTTTCGCGCGATCCGCGCCCACCATGCCGGCGACCGGATCACGCTGCTGACCACGGAGCCCTTCCGGGC from Alphaproteobacteria bacterium includes these protein-coding regions:
- a CDS encoding DUF1800 domain-containing protein, coding for MSRLHDPGSPSRAVACSALRALARGLAAALAAWLLTCGGVAALTPDEARHLVVRTGFGASPAEIERLLPMDRARAVALIVSEAALPVGGPLPEWADDNPMTARRLDDVAVADALIARQGATLQAWWVERMLLTRVPLQERMTLFWHGHFASALDKVRSPQLMLRQNRLLRRHALARFDVLLADIAVDPAMLLYLDGGANVVGAPNENFAREVMELFTLGVGHYSEADVAEAARALTGWTVHPATGDALFVPARHDDGDKTILGRSGPWNGADVVAILLEQPRTAEFVAAALWTEFISTPPGDAELAALAADFRSDWRIDRLVRAILLQPAFWDPAERGAMIAGPVEWTVGTLRLLDAWDTPPDPVADLCAALGQALFEPPNVAGWPGGDAWIDPSTLAARQQAMQRFIAGRAPAAEETGLAVRRSGALVRWLDRLPFAWRAPDRLQALVLPIAPVGGGGAALPVAASPDPEVLADLARGWLADPAFQLK
- a CDS encoding DUF1501 domain-containing protein, encoding MSAPAALTRRRMLAGLASGATALALPRRPLAQAADDRVLILVKLAGGNDGLNTLVPYADPAYRRARPQIGLTAADVLDLGDGLGLHPGLAGLEDAWAAGDLAVVRGVGYAPADRSHFRSMDVWETGGTPAAPLPTGWLARTLPAALGPRRPLDLLVIGADPMVNVAGGNVTAYALSAGATLPRSVPAANVASAAPANPALGHILEVQRRLAAAQSGLAEALSTLPTLATPFPDDDFGRRLALAARLVAGGAPVRAILVPLAGFDTHAGQRAVHDALLSALGNGLAALRAALVEAGRWRATTVATYSEFGRRLAENGSGGTDHGTAAPHLVLGGAVAGGWHGVQPSLADLVDRDPLPTTDFRAYLASLAVAGLGLAPADATEALGAAPLALRTPA
- a CDS encoding alpha/beta fold hydrolase: MDSAGPGLFPPIEPFDSGMLAVGDGHQLYWEQSGRPDGTPVVFLHGGPGAGCAPTHRRFFDPAFYRIVLFDQRGAGKSTPSGELAANTTAHLVEDLEPCAATSASAAGWCSAVLGQRLALAYAQVHPQVCRGLILRGIFLGSDAEVDWFMYGIGRFYPEAYRAFVEAIPALERDDLLHVPPADRAGPRHPPRRGAGLEPLRRRLLDAVAEPGHRAQLLRDRFRRAAGADRGRTTSSTGCSLEPARCLARVEAIRHLPAVIVQGRYDMVCPIATADQLHRAWPEATYDVVADAGHAALEPGIRRALINASERFKRLG
- the rpmF gene encoding 50S ribosomal protein L32 yields the protein MAVPKKKVSKSRRNNRRSHDRLDVPAYVVDQETGELRRPHHVDLTTGRYKGRQVFEPK